Proteins found in one Planctomycetes bacterium MalM25 genomic segment:
- the mtnA gene encoding Methylthioribose-1-phosphate isomerase, whose protein sequence is MPESTDARPNPISWTGGGDGFLTLIDQTRLPTDLVYLNCQSVEDVWQAIKRLSVRGAPAIGIAAAYGVVLGVRDEALLGSPPPAKGPSEAKRAAHAAADHLATSRPTAVNLFCALDRMRGVIDSLEDELPPAQIGKRLLAEAVAIHEADRAQCAAIGRHGAELLADLGSGAGIITHCNTGMLATGGDGTALAVLFTMHDDGKKPRVYADETRPLLQGSRLTAWELMQRGVDVTLICDSMAAPLLRDGKAQAVIVGADRITANGDAANKIGTYGLAVQAKHHGVPFYVAAPTTTFDLALQSGADIPIEERAAEEITEPYGKRTAPEDVPVWNPAFDVTPAELIAGIVTERGVISPVTEEAVREMVSEG, encoded by the coding sequence ATGCCCGAATCGACCGATGCCCGACCGAACCCGATCTCCTGGACCGGCGGCGGGGATGGTTTCCTGACACTGATCGACCAGACACGCCTGCCGACCGACTTGGTCTACCTCAACTGCCAATCCGTCGAGGACGTGTGGCAGGCGATCAAGCGGCTCAGCGTTCGGGGCGCCCCCGCGATCGGTATCGCCGCGGCGTACGGCGTGGTGCTCGGCGTGCGCGACGAGGCGTTGCTCGGCTCGCCTCCGCCCGCCAAGGGCCCCAGCGAGGCGAAGCGGGCGGCCCACGCCGCCGCCGACCACCTGGCGACCAGCCGGCCGACCGCAGTGAACCTCTTCTGCGCGCTCGACCGGATGCGAGGCGTGATCGACTCACTTGAAGACGAGCTGCCGCCGGCGCAAATCGGCAAACGCCTGCTCGCCGAGGCGGTCGCCATCCACGAGGCGGACCGCGCCCAGTGCGCCGCGATCGGCCGCCACGGCGCCGAGCTGCTCGCCGACCTCGGGAGCGGCGCGGGGATCATCACGCACTGCAACACGGGCATGCTCGCCACCGGCGGCGACGGCACCGCCCTGGCGGTCCTCTTCACGATGCACGACGACGGCAAGAAGCCGCGCGTCTACGCCGACGAGACCCGCCCCCTGCTGCAAGGCTCACGCCTCACCGCGTGGGAGCTGATGCAGCGCGGCGTCGACGTGACGCTCATCTGCGACTCGATGGCCGCCCCCCTGCTGCGCGACGGCAAGGCTCAGGCCGTGATCGTCGGCGCCGACCGCATCACCGCCAACGGCGACGCCGCGAACAAGATCGGCACCTACGGCCTCGCCGTGCAGGCGAAGCACCACGGCGTGCCGTTCTACGTCGCCGCCCCGACGACGACGTTCGATTTGGCTTTGCAATCGGGCGCCGATATCCCGATCGAGGAGCGCGCCGCCGAGGAGATCACCGAGCCGTACGGCAAGCGGACCGCCCCGGAGGACGTCCCCGTCTGGAACCCGGCGTTCGACGTGACCCCCGCGGAGCTGATCGCAGGGATCGTGACCGAACGCGGGGTGATCTCGCCGGTGACGGAAGAGGCGGTTCGGGAGATGGTTTCAGAGGGTTAG